Part of the Hevea brasiliensis isolate MT/VB/25A 57/8 chromosome 16, ASM3005281v1, whole genome shotgun sequence genome is shown below.
TGAAGAAGACAGATTTGAGATTTCTTTGAATGATAGAGCATATGACATTTCTGTGAAATTGATTGCTAAAGCCTTAAAATTGCCGAATGATGAAAATAGAATCTCTGCTCATAGAGATGTTGCTAGAGTTCCAGGTAATTTGACTGAATTTGAAAGTGAAGTTTTTCCTGCCAACACTGCCACTAGTGAAAAATCCACTAGCACTAAAACCTTTCAGCACATTAAGattattcacagtatggtgaattATATATTTTGTCCTAAATCTAGCAGCTATGGATATTTGAGTTACTTGGATATGTGCATCATGTGGCATATTGTTAACAGAGTAAGAATGAATTTGGCATATCTGATTTTCAAGAATATGTgtaaagcttatgggattggtAAATTACCCTATGCACACCTCTTAACTGCCTTGTTTAGAGAATTGGAGATAAATGTCTCTAAGGAGAGTTCTAGGGCAGATTTAATGGTGCTTAGAGAAATTCATTCTGATACTGATGGAAGAAAAAAACATtttgaaaaaggtgaatcttcTAAAGCTAAAGTTGATTCAGATTCCCAAAGTGAGAttatgagtgagcttcaaggGCTAAGAACATTTATTAATGAGAAATTCAATACATAAAATTAGTCTATTGAACTTCTGAGAAAATTTTTCGATATTATTGATTACAAAGTAAGTCATTTACTTACTCAGAATGAAGAGTTAAAGAAACAGATTGCAGATCTTAAGCAGGCACAGGAAACTGATTTTGCAACCAAAGTTGAGACTAATGTACCTGCAGGTGACCCTTCTGCTCATGATGATCATGTTTTTTATCATGGTAATGTTGAGTGTGGAGGTATTGGGCTTGGTGAGTCTACTGCTGCTATAGAGCATGTTAGTGAACAGGTTCTAGAACCTGTAGTTGAGTCTACACAGAAGAAGGAAGACTCTCTAAAGGATCAGCAGGAGAGTGCTCCACCTAAACCTTCTGTAGCTGAAGCTTCTCAAACTAAGAAGAGTAAGAAAAGAGTTAAGTCTACGGTATCCAATCCATATCAGACTCTGGCTGCTACCCTTCAAAGCCCATCTGATGAGGATGAGTCACAGGAGCATGAACCTTTGGCTGACCAGGTTTCTCAGCCACCTGCTACTAAACCCTCCAAGAAGAAGATGGTGCCTTCCAAAGCTATTCGAAGGAGCAAAAGACTTAATGTTTAGAAAATGATCTTTTTTTTTGGTTTACTAATATGTTTACTACTATTGTTGAATGGTTTTTCTGTTTGCTACTGTTTACCTTACTGCTTTTCAGTTTGTGCTTACTTGATTTTTTTGAATTAATATCTCCTGTTTCATTTTTggatgatgacaaaaagggggagaatggaatggatgtgtgcttttgttttggaaaattagatgtgtgcttatattttgaaaataaaagtaTGCTTATATTTTAAAAGTGCGTATGTAAACTATTGTGGCTTATGTGTGCAAACTATTAAGTTTAACTTGTTGCATATTGAAACTGTATTTCTTGTAGCATAAATTTAGGGGGAGTTTTGTATAGCTATTAATACTTTTACTTTTTAAACTTGTGTGCATACATTTAGGGGGAGCAATTCCCGCATACTAACATGCTTGGTTATACATAAACTTACACACActtttatttattcttgattgatgattcaattgagttttgttatcatcaaaaagggtgagattgttgaccccatgtagttcaaaatgagcattgattttgatgataacaaaactcaaatagaatctatctaactcaattttaagtgatgtgtagattctttctcttattcgTGGAGAATCTTTGAGGTTGCATCAAAGGAGGAAGAGCACTAAAAGACATATCAAGATGAATCAAAGTTGAGAAAGAATAAGATTATGAAAGCTAAaactcaaagtaaaggtatgaaagtcacagagttagaaattgagtcttaggacttgtgtaaaaagaatagatgaaagttttagtcaaatggagctcaaaattaatttttctttcaattactttataaaattttctctcatcatgaccttagatattgctattggaatatatatttttttaaggtctaaattagatttttaagtattacaatttgaaacagacatctggtaaattagtttgctaacttgtttgctaaaatattagtttgctaatgtgtttgtaaaatattagtttgctaactagtttactactgtcgctaaaaatttcattagtttgctaaatgatcagagttgctcaacttcgtacaaaaagacaaaataacagcTATTTTGCGTAGAACAGAGTGTATAAcattccaaaaaggtttcaaacaatttaaaatgatttgagactataaatacacattctttacttcattttacacttgatgaaagcttacaattgcactctaatcttgatttttcatttattgctttcattcaagagctttaaagtatttgagctaccattggcatattaactcatctcttctttatagtttgatttgtattgagtaagagtgagtgttaatacattaaattgcattcaagagaggttgtacaagcatctATTAaagcttgagagtgtgagtgcttgagatagcacttgtcaagggttcaagctaccttggtaaaagcttagtGTTGAAAAAATTGTAAAGggtttttggtctcttgcctttaaaagagcaaatagtggagagaagactcaaagaaggttatctgagagagtggatgtaggctagttaagccaaaccactataaaaatcattgtctttgatttctctaaccttaatctctttacttttgtgtaatttaatttctatatataatattgaatgttgattgaatagattgagttgatatacttgaagatatattgagtaggttgagaaattagttgaatattttgtaatgcatgttatgtcaaaaattgctataaatattgattaaagcttgAATTGCAATTTAGGGACACGTTATTGAAACACATATCACTTTTACTATATATAAaagagcacctagttgaacaaaatcacaattttttattAGGCTATAAGCAAGGGCCAAAAAATTATTTAAGTCTAATTCACCCCTcttttggactattttgggacaacaattaagaaaatatagaaaaataaaatgtaatattaagttatatttggttcataattatatatacataagtatatataattatagtaaaagtatataatacatcttaaaaaaaaaaaagcatatatATAAATTCGGTTCTCAGTTCAATTCAGTTTCGGTACGGTTCTGGTTCGGTTCTTAGTGAAGAATCAGAACCGAATCAAACTATCAAAATAAATTCGGTTCAGTACGGTTCTTATCGGTTCGGTACGAttcttcggttcggttcgattcctcCAAGAACCGTGCATAGTCCTAGTGGGAGTCACTACATACACGTATGAGTGTGAATGGAGACTTGTGATTTTTCACATAATGAAGTAAATACTCACATATCGAGTTTATAATCTAACAACATATCATTATAGTTTAAATCATTTACCTAATATCCAATAGTTAAATAAGAAATATAGTATTGACCTGGTTTTTTCAGATCTTAATGCTCCCAATTAAGCCGAGAGTTGACTGCAATTTGGTGTAGATTCTCCGAGAGTGAAATTACAGGGACAATGTACCAGAACCCACTCGAGTACACATATTTGTTAATTGAATTGGGAGGAGCACGAGACAGGACATGTGGGATTAGGGTTTGCTATATGTTGATTAAGTTAATCACAAATTTAACAAATGTTgggaataaaataatattaaattttaaggcAATTTTTTGAGCTTTGAGCGTTCTATTGTTAATCTTAATTAATGTtcccttgtttcttcacttgAGAGCTGCTCAGTTATTCATTGGGAACATCCAATAGAATTGAAGTTTTCCTATATATGCTTTAATATTTATCGACGGAACACATAATCTACTCTTCCAATGCATAGCTTAATTAGATCCTATTGACTtgtggatttttttttaatatatctgaaattttaaatgaataaaggTAAATATTAGCATTGAAATATTTGTTTTGCAAttctataaattattaatattgaaatttaaatatgaatcctTTCAAAGAAAAACGTAAATTCAATGGATCGATGGAGAGTTTGAAGAGCATGAATATATAGCTAGcaacaattattttcatattttataattttttttaagaatataaaattatatattcacGAAATGCATGTATTATAGCATATGGGCACAAAGCAAAAGCAAGATGgcaaaatattgggagtgttttcctgcCAAATGTTGCATAGAAtgatttatcattttttttttatcagaagaAATATTATAATTTCTCCATTTGATGGGCTAAGAATTAAAAGGTGAGAGGAATACCTGATTTTCTTCTCTTTCCTGGTGTTTGTGCACTGAAATGGTTAAGTGTTTGTGCACTGAAATGGTTAAGTATACTTGCTAAATGATATAGGCATTAcgctataaataataaaaaatgcaGCAGGATATGACAAGGAAACATCAGAGCTTCTTCGTTACTTTATTGTAAAAAGTAATAATTTCTAAAGTAATAATTTCTAAACATCATATACACGCATGGCAGCCGCCCAACTATCTTTGAATTTCTAAACTTTACCCTCCCTTTTTTAAAATCTATAATGAAAATCAAGAAGCAATAAGTTGCCGACCAATAATTGTCTTGGGGGTTGATACCCATATACATCATATAAGCTGGTGCAAAGGATGACGTGGCATCCACAGAAAGAGAGAGGAATCGAGAATTTGGGGACTAGATTCATGTTCTTGTGGGACTTGGACCACACCACCTCTCTTTATAAGGAGCACTTCCTTCTTTGTCTTCTCACTTCAAAGTTTCATTTCAACACTAGTATTTATTCTTCTCCTACCTACTCTCTCCCAAAAAGGCTGAAAAAGAAAAACCAATAGAGTAGCTATATATATAGCTAGTGAAGTAAAAATGAAGATGAGCAGAGCAACCGTGGAAGACTCCAAGAAAAAGATGTCATGTAGAAGGCTTGGAGGCTACCTTAGAGAACAGAAAGGAAGGCTCTACATTATCAGGAGGTGCATAGTCATACTTATCTGCTGGCATGACTAGTTAATCCAAGATCTTTTGGAGCTATACATATCAATTCCTATATATATCATCATCTCATCACCATCCATATCCATGAAGTTGAAGCAAAGTATTAATGCATATCATTTCTGGAAGCTCGCGTGGAACCATCAGCAAGCGAAGCTCTCCACTTCTTCAATATTCTTAAAATCTATATATGTTTCGTTTACTCGaaatatgtaaatagaaaagagaaatgctagctagctagctaaataattgattttatattAAGCTTGTTTTCTTACATTGAAGTGCTTCAAATTAAATGGTTTAGAAAAGcaagtttctaaaattaatttcttttctatATATTC
Proteins encoded:
- the LOC110641320 gene encoding small polypeptide DEVIL 3 is translated as MKMSRATVEDSKKKMSCRRLGGYLREQKGRLYIIRRCIVILICWHD